The following DNA comes from Trueperaceae bacterium.
CTCTGAGCGCCCTGGACGAACTCACCGCAACTCAGATGCGTGACGAACTGCTGAGTCTCTGGATGGAGCAGCAGCCTACCGTGGTCTTCGTGACCCACAACCCGTTGGAAGCGGTTTACCTCTCCGACCGGGTGCTCATCATGAGTCCTGGTCCGGGGAGGATCATCGAGGTGCTCGACATCAAGCAGGAGCTGCCCAGGCCCCGAAGCGCCGAGGACAGCCGGGTTTGGGAGCTCTCCCGCGAATGCGTGCGGGTGCTGAGGGGTGAAGGGGCGAAAGGCGGACTGGCGAAGAGTCCAGCCTGATCGATCGTGCTGCGTGGATGATGTCGGATCGGAAGTGGGCTCCGACCTGGTGTCCGGTGTTACCGTCAGTCGGATGCTGCGGGGAGTTGGACTTAGAACTGGTGCCTGCCTCGAGAGACTCCGTCCGAACGGGGACATGAGCGAGAAGGGACAATGATGCCTCCTTGCTGGATCTGAGCTTTCAGCAACTGCTGCTGCGCGCTGGCGGAGTTCTCCTGCTCTCGCTCGTCCACGGTATTGCACTTGTTCTCATCGCTCGAGCCCTGGGAAACAAGCGCCCGCAATACGAGGGCCGGCTTACGATCAATCCCTTCCAGCATTTGGACGTGCTCGGAGCCATGGCCCTGATACTGTTCTCCTACGGTTGGGGCAGACCGGTTGAGGTCGACGGGATGAGCCCGCGTAAACGCCTCTTTCTCGCTCTTGGATCGTTGCTGGCAACACTCCTGGTTACCTTGCTGCTAGCGAACGCTCTCTGGAGCCTGGGCGCCATTTTTCCTGGTTCTACGGCAGCAACGGTCACGGCGTTCGCGCGGATCTATTCGGAGATTGCTGCTGGTTTCATCGCTCTCAACTGGTTTCCCTTGCTGCCCCTAACTGGCGGTCTCCTGATGCCGGCAATTTCTCGGCCACTTTCGAACTGGGCGCGCCGCCACCACGTACTGGTAACCCTATGCCTCCTCGCCTTGATACTCTCCGGTGCCGTTGGTAGGGTACTGGATCCCCTCAGGCTCGCTCTGACCAGCTTCATATCAGCAGCTTCGTTCGCCTAGTCAAGAAGTTACCCGCGGAGCTTCGGCAGCTGAAACGACGCGGCCGCGAAATCCGGCCGGCAGTGCCTGGCTCAGATAGCGCATGGCAAGCTCGGTCAAGAGGAGAAGACCAGCCAGCACTCCCCAAAGGGGCCATGCACTTACGGGGAGCCACAGAACCTTCGGCTTACCTGCCGCAGGAAGCTCTTCAACCATCGAACCGCCTGTGATCGACGCCAACCACAAGAACTCTTCGAAGTCTCGCCCCGAGAAGTCGAAAGCTGTGGGGTAGGAGACGTAGAAGCTGTGAGCCATATAGCTCGAGTCCTGGTCGGACCCTACAGCCGTCACTCTGTACGTGCCCCTTCCCCAGGTGGAGATGGTGGCCGCCTGCCGACCCATCGAGGCTCTCTCCAGTTCGACTTCCACCCGCCGCCCGCCAGGCCCCTCTACCGACGCAATCCTAGATTCGGATTGTCCGAAGACCTCTATCCGCAGTTTGTCACCTAGCTGGTGCACGCTCAAACCGTTAGGCGGTGAGTCCGGAGGCATGAGCCAGCGAATGAGCTGTACCCAGAGTACGGGGAACGACTCGAGCTTCATCCACGGTTCGACCCATGGACCCGCTCCCTGTGACGTAAAGGCAGCTACGCGGCCCAATCCGTAACGCCATGAGGCAAGAAGGGGCGCTTCATCGGATGCGTAGTAGTGCACCGTGGCTTCGGGGCGTTCCGTTGTCATGACGAAACCGTGCAAGCCAGGCAAGGAGACGTTCCTGGTGAATTCTGTGCCGATACCCACGGAGGGCAGGAAGGCGTCCCGCTGCACCGGATCGTCAGAGAGGAGCAGCGCTTCTTGCGCGAGGATGCTCGGCAGGGCGTTGAAGTCGTCGGTCACGTGCGATGACCCGTTACCCCAGCGAGCGATGTCCTGCACCAGCGTGCCATCGGCGCTGGCGCCTATGGCAGCCGTGCTGACCGTGATCCCGGCGGAACGGATCTCAGCTACCAGCGACTCGAACTCTCCCGGTTGGGACAATCCATCTGTCATGAGCACTATGTGCCGGCTCATCCCTGGATCGGCCTTCATCAGCTCTGTGAATGCCCGTTCCAGGCCCGGATATATCGATGTGCCGCCGCCCGGGGTCAGTTCCGCCAGGGCGCGGTCGATCGCCGTCCTATTCGTCGGATTCTGCAACGGCACTACCGTACGGGCATCGGCATCGAATGCGACGACAGTCACCAGGCTCTCCTGGTCAAGCAGTCCGATCGCTTCCATCGTGGCGGCCTTGGCGATCTCGAGCCGCTGTACGTTGTCGACCAGTTGCCGCATGCTCCCGGATCGATCTACGACGAAGGCGATCGCGACGGCAGCCTTCTCTTGGGGAACCTTGGTCGACAGGGGCAGGAGTTCCTCGAGCTTGGTCGAGTAGTAGCCGCCAGGCCCGAATGTGTTGGGCCCACTAAGCACGAGGAGGCCACCGCCATGGTCACGGACCCATTGGGTCATCTGCTCCTGTTGCTCCGAACTCAGTTCGAGTGCGGGCACGTTCATGAGTACGACTACGTCGTAATCACGCCAGCCACGAAGGGAATCGCTGTCGAGGTAGTGCGGAAACTGATCGGTCGTGAGGACCTCTGCCTCTATTCCGTGCAGTGAGATGGCGTCGCGGAAGCGCTGGCCGGCCAAGGAATCTGCGGCGAAGATACCCACCCTCGGTCCCTCGCTCACGCTCACTACCGCTCCAGCCGCGTTATTGCCGGTCAGATCATCCCCCAAGGTCTCTAACTCCAACTCGTAGACCCGACTGCCTCCTCTTGCTTCGGTGCGCTCGAATACCAGTCGGTGATCCCCACTGGCGAGGTCTACGGCCCCTTCCTGCACAATCTGCCCATCCCTCAGGAGCCGGTAAGTCGAGTGGACCGGCCCGAAGGCGTGAAGAATGAAATGGAGTTCGAATGGGCGTCCCGCTTGTGCGGCCTGCCACGAAGTCACACTGCTCACCTCGACTTCGCCAGCCTGCGGGACCGGTAGCGGCAGGAAGGAAACCCGAGCTCCAGCCTGCCTCGATAGCATGCCCGTATCTGTCACCAAATCGTTCGACTCGCTGTTTCCACTGGTGACCAGGAGGACGTCGGGAGAGACATCCGCACCGGGAACGAGAGCCAGTGCATCGTCCACAGCATCCGACGGGTGCGGGCCGCCATCGACTACCAGCCAGCCCTCTTCCGCGGCCTGTGTTAGCGCCTTTGCCCTTGCAAGAGCCGCAGGACCGGTCAACTGCTCACCGCTTTCGACGAGGAGAATCCGATCCGCCGGGCGCAGTGGCAGCGCCAACGGCACCTGGAATACGGCCATCAGGAGCAGGCACACGACGACCGCACGGATCAGGAGCTGGAGCAGAGTGGAGCCTTCGAGCCGGCCTCCTCGGTGAGGTATTGCCAGATGACCAAGACGGGCCGCCGCGAGAAGTTCGGCGACCAACAGTAGGAGTGCAGCGGCGAAGAGCCCCTTGCTCAGCATCTCCTCGCTCTTGCCCCCGGTCCACCGGCCTTCTAGCGGTCCGAACGCCGAAGACTCGGAGGGGGCCGCGAAGTTGACGGGACTCACCCTCCCGTTCGTGCGGTACAGGCCGGGGGTAGCGAGCGACCGAGTGCCGAGGGCTTCGGACGGAACCCACGGGAGTCCGGCGTTCGGGAACGCTCGTGCCTCGCCGTCCGGCCCTGACAGTTGCCACTCACCCGCCACCACCCTGGGGTCGAGCCGGCAGCTCCCGCCGGCGAGGCAGCCTTCCTGGACGAACTCGCCCGCCTCGGGAACGATGAGCTTCGCGAGTGAGGCGATGAAGACCGGGAAACTCGCCAGATCCGGCCAATTGCTGTCATCAGGGCGGAATGCCATGAACAGATCGGTGCCGGTAGCCGAGTGCCGCACCTGTATCAAAGGGAAATCGCCGCCACCCAGTAAAGTGGTGGCGCCAGGAAGGGGCTCCATCGCCTGCGCCGCGTCGATCCGCAGGGTCGCCAGATCCAGGTCGCGCGATGCCGGATGTCGTTCGTTTATCGAGGCGACTTCGGGCGTAGGAATCGTCGTAGCGCCTTCGGCTATTGGGAGCCACAGGGTGTTTGTCCCCGGATGACGCTCGAGTCCATTACCAGCGACAACGAGGTCGTAAGTTGCGGAATCGACAGGCAGATCACTTCTGATCGCTACCTGGGCTCCGGGCAGGATCTCCAGAGCGCGCAGGAGTGAAGCGTCCACATCGCCGACCGCGAGGATCCTGAAAGGAACGCCCTCCGGATGAACGACTACGTGGTGGACGTTGTCGAGCTCGAGCCCATCGCGAGGCAAGCTGACCCTCAAGTAGCCGCCGTCAGGCAACTCCAGCCTGGCATGGAAATGGGCGGTGCCAGCAGCGTCGAATTCCAGCGGAATCTCGCGCCAGCGGATGGCCGAATCCGAACCAGACGGTTGGAACTCGAGTAACAAATCGGTGGGATGGTCGGAGCCCGACCGATCAAGCGTATCCGCTGGAGCGCTCCTAGTGGCGTCCGCCGGATATTGCCTGACGGTCCCCGCAACTAGCCACTCGTTACCTTCGACGTGCTCCACTGATACTTCGTCCAGCGCCAGGTTGACGTTGTCGCCGCGGACCGGGAGGAAGGAGAACTCCTCGATCCCCCAGGCCGGGACTTCATCGCCGATGACGGTCACGCTCAAGGCGTCATCTTCGGCAGCGAGCCTCGAGACGAGTTTGCCGACTGACGTCCAGTCGCTTGCTTGTGCTTGCGCCTCGAGGCGCTCCACCTCGTCGATAGCCAGTGCGACCGAATCAGCGGCCTTTACGAGAAAACGCGGGGGAGCGGTTGCCAGCAAGGTGACCCGCTCAAGCGAGCCTGCTCGCAGCCCGCGATGGAGGTAGGCCAACAGTCGTGAGCGCGCCCTATCGAAGCGGGTGCCGTCTTCGAGCGTCGCAAGCATGCTGGCCGAGGTGTCGATCACGATGAGGGCGTGCCCGCTGGGAGGAGGGGACCCCAAGGTTGGCCCAGACATCGCAAGCGCGATGAGTATCAGCGTCAGGACCTGCAGAAGCAGAGGCCAGGAGGGCTGCAATCGACCGCGGCGTCCCTTCCTTGCCGACAGATCCGAAAGTCGCTTCCACAGGAGCACGCTGGAAACTCGAACTGGGCGCCGGCGCCGCAGGTGCATGCCTAGAACCAGCGGCACCAGCGCCAGCAGCGAGAGCCAGATGGGGTCATTGAAGGTCAAGCTATCAGACCTCGGGCGCGCCAGGTTCCGAGCACGACATCTTCCAATGGGGAGTCGCTTCGAGTCTGGAAGTAGCGCGCAGCCCCGAGTAGCGATCGTTCGATGCCCTTGTTCCACGACTCGAGCTCCGCCCGATAACGTGCCGAATTCTCCTCACCCAGGTCGCATTCGACGCGATCGCCGGTCTCACTGTCCAGCAGATCGATGGGGCCCTGCCCGAGCAATCCCGGATCCAACTCCTCCGGGGACAACACCTGGTGCACGACGACATCGCGTCCGGCTATACGGAGGCGCAGCAGAGTTTCCTGGATCCCCGCGATGAGGCAGTCGCTTACCAGGAAGATCAGACCCCGACCCGGAGGCAGGCCGTTGAACATCCTTTCGAGCTGCTCAGCCTCGACTCCGCCTCCCACGCGCTCCCGTCGCGCCAACCAGTTGACGAGCTCCCCGAACCGGGCCACGCCTTGCAGCCGATGGGACCACTCCTGCCCCGGCCCACCTACGCAGATTCGTACCCGATCCCCGCCCGCCAGAGCTACATATCCAATGCTGGCAGTGATCTGGCGGGCCAGTAGCAGCTTGAGCGGTGTGCCCGTGGCCATCGAAGCGCTCATGTCGAGGAATACGACGATGTCAGCCGAGCGCTCGACCGCGTACCTCTTCACCTGGTGCTGTCCGGTACGAAGAAACGCTGCCGTATCTACCCTGCTGAAATCATCGCCGGGTTGGTACGACCGATATTCCTCGAACTCCATACCTTCGCCTGCTTGCCGGGAACGTCGGTGGCCGGGGCCAAAATGGGACGGCGGGCCGTACAGGAAGCGCGACCTTCTGAGCTGCTGCAGGATCGACAAAGGTAGGTCCATCACCTTCGCGACTTCGCCACTACCTCTTCGAAAGTGGACTCGACCAGCTCCTCCACCGAGATACCCTGCGCCTGCCCCTCGAAGTTGAGGATCAGGCGATGACGAAGCGCCGGGCCGAGGACGCGCTTCAGGTCGTCGAAGCCGACATGCATCCGACCGTTGATCAGCGCAAGGGCCCGTGCTGCCTTCAACAGCGACTGCGCCCCCCGGGGGCTGACGCCGTGCCGTAGGAAGCGCGCTAGTTCGGCTCGACCTCCCGTCTGAGACTTCATCACGATGTCGACAGCTGCCTGCCGAACATGACTGGCCACGACGACCGAGCGGGTGAGGGCCTGGAGTTGCAATAGGTCGCTGGACCCCATCACGGCCTGAAGCGGCGTGTCGTAGTCGTCTTGCGCCGCGAGGATCTCGTCGAGTATCGCCCTCGTGGGGAAGGGAACCACGACCTTGAGCAGGAAACGGTCGATCTGTGCCTCGGGCAGATCGTAGGTCCCGTCCATCTCGATCGGGTTCTGGGTCGCCAATACCAGGCAAGGCCTGGGAAGGAGATGCGTCTTTCCCGCCACTGTGGCCGTGCGTTCCTGCATCGCTTCCAGCAACGCCGACTGGGTTTTTGGCGTAGCCCTGTTGATCTCGTCGGCCAAGACGAGCTCGGCGAAGATCGGACCTGGTTGGAAAGCTGTGCGGGGACGCCCGGTCTCGTCGTAGGAGAGGACGACGGTGCCGGTAATGTCGGCCGGCATCAGGTCGGGCGTGAACTGGATCCGGGAGAATTGCAGACCTAACACCTCTGCCAGGGACTTCACCAGAAGAGTCTTGCCCAGCCCCGGTGAACCTTCCAACAGGACATGCCCATCGGCGAGGATCCCGACCAGCACCTCATCGAGGACCCCCTCCTGCCCCACTATTCGGCCGGCGACTGCCCCTCTCGCCATCGACAGTCTTGAAAGGAGATCCTGGACCTGGCCGGGGGTGCTCTCGACTATCGAATCAAGCTTCATGTTTGGGTCGATTTCCACGCTATGAAGAACCTTCCTGGCGGGTCTAGGACCGCTGCCTGCCGCTCTCGCGCTCGAATTTCACTTGCGGTCCTCGGCCGGGATTCTGGCGAAGTATCGGCTTACGACCTCGCGATACTCGTGGGGTATTCGCTCGGGCAATATCACGTTCTCCGTCAGACGGCGCCACTCGCCGATCGCGGGCCGCGCGTACTCGGAGGCAGTGAGGTTCTCCGCGACAGGCGCGCGAACACGAATGGTGCGAGAGGCTTCCTGAGCAGCCGGCAGTAGGAACTCCTCTCCATCCTGCCCGGCCAGCAAGTGGCCATCGGCGGCGACCTCGTCATTCGCGAAGACACCTGCCTGCTCCCCTTCAGCCTCGCCGATCGGCATAACATACTGCGCCTGCATTCGCTCCAAGGTCTCGCGCAGCTCCGCGATCTCGGGAACTACCTGGTTGTACTCCGACCTCGAAGGATCGTACTCCAGCACCTCTCGCGCATACATGAGTTCCCTGCCGCCTCTGCCCTTGGCCTCGGAGAGGGCAGAATCGTGGCCGCCGACCGCGCTTACCTCTTCGCCGTTCATGCCACGATCTTCGTAGCTTGCCCGCGAGTCGGTTGGTTCCGATGCACTCTCTCGAGCTTCGAGGGGGGAAGACGGTGAGGATGTTTGGCGAGCAAGCAAAGCTGTCGCCGCCGCCATGTTCTCTGCGAACCCCTGCCGGGCCACCGGACTATCGGCTAAGGCAGCATTGGCGTGTAGCATCAGCTGCCTGAGATGCTCCTGGGCCTCGACCGGCACCAACTCGACGCCTTCCAAGTCGACGGCAAGGCGCTCCAACTCACGGGCGATCGCCGCAGCGTACTCTCTCTCCTCGACCTGCGGCATCAACTCTTCGAGGGATGCCACGGCCTCGGTTATCACGGAGACGAAGAGGTCCGAATCGATCGCCGGCGTAGGTTCGGGAAAAACCACCACCAACGGAAGTAGGGCGAGCAGAAGAGTCCCTGCGCCGAAAACCAGCCCTAGGGCGGCAGTCCGCACGGGCACGGCGAAGATGGAGCGATCCAGGCGAGACGTGGATCGGAGCGCCTCCCCGATCGTGCTAACAAGAGCGAGACTAGGCCGGTTTTCGTCGCTCGGTTGGAGACCGAAGGTGAGGGCAGCGCCTGCGCTGTTTCGCGTAGAGTCGGTCGCGCCGAGTTCGTGGGCCGTGCTGATCGTCTCCGGCAGGCCATTGATCTCGTCGATCCGCCGGGCATACCGTTCTAGAGAGGGTCTTGCGAGCAGGTACCTTCCTACCGCAAGGACGATTCCGGACCCGGCCACAACGCTCGACCCGGTGATCGCACTTATGGCGGCGTAAGGAGGGAGCGAGGGTCTGGCGGCCCACTGCGACAACACCAACGCCGAAAAAGACCAGATGGCCGAGCACAGAACCCAGAGCAGGTCGGTACGTAGCCTTGTCTTTAGGTGGCTCTTCCTGACGCTTTCGAGTCTTGCCACAAGCAGATCGAAACCATCGGATGTTCCAGAACTGTGAACTGAGCCAGCGCTCATCGCATCTCACCCGCTCGGTCAACTCTAGCCTTTATCTGCCTGCGCCGCTTACCTCGCCGCAGGCGCCGTGAGTAGGGAGTCGTCCAGACCATGTCGAGCCAGGATTTCGGCGATCGTTCCGTTGGCAATCAGCGAGGCGATCGCCTGGTCGATAAGAGTCCTGATGTATACGCGATCCTCGTTCAGACTCATCCCTACCTGCCAATTCGTCGCAGGTACCTGGGCAAAGACTCTCGTCTCTAGCCCGACAGAAGCAGGATCGCCGCCGGTCAGGGCGTTCAAGCGGGGCTCGTAGAAGAAACCGGCTTGAACCTCTCCACGCAACAGGCCATCCAGGAGCTGCTCCTCTTGCCTGTAGACACGTCTGTTGGTGTCCGGGAAGTAGAAGGATATGGAAGCGTTCATCGGACTGCCCACAGCCATTCCGACCTTGGGTCCATCCGGATTGTCGAGCACGTTCGCAGGCTCAAGTGCTTCCGGCGATGAGCTTGCGAGAACATGACCCGTTACGAGGTAAGGCCTGGACACTATCACCCAGTCAGGGTGAACAGAGATATCACTCATCCGGGTTCCTAGAAACGCCTCACACTCGTCTCCCAGGAATATGAAAAGCAGGTTCTCGGGGACACCTTGAAACTGCCGCGCGGCATCCGCGTAGTCGTAACCGAATTCGAAGAACTCGACATCAAGAAGCAGCGCGTCTGCGATAGCTGTGCCGATGTCACGGTGCAGCTCCCACTCAGGCTCTCTAGTATCGAGGCAGAAGCGAATCGTGGAGGAATCGTGGATCAACTCTCCACGGTACATATCGACCGGTACGCCGGCAGGAAGCCCGATCTGTGCCAATGCGGGGGCGGGCGCTAAGAACGCCATCAAGAAGAGGAAAATAGGGCATCTCAAAAGAATTCACCTCAATAGGACTTTGGGATGCGGGTGATATCTCCCGCATCCCAAACGAGGCTAGGTGTTAAGCGTTCAGTCGTTGTCGAGCTTGAAGACGAAGATGCTGCCCGTGCCGGCGGGACCGAGCGCCTCGGGCGCGAAGTCACGGAGCATGGCGCTACCCACGAGTGAGCAGCAGCCTGCAGGAACAGCGACGTATTGCGTGCCGTCAACGGCGTAGCTGATCGGGTGGCCTTCGATCGGCCCGGTCAGTCGCGCGCCCCACAGCTCCTCACCGGTTTCTGCGTCGTAAGCACGGAAGAATCTGTCGGTGTGACCGGCGAAGACCAAGCCACCAGCGGTAGGCAGGGGAATGGCGGTCGTCGGGAGTTCGAACTCAACGCTCCAGGCAGGCTCGAGCGTATCAGCATGGAAGGCGAAGAGTTCGCCGATTCGATCCTCGTAACCTTCAGCGACGACACGGATATCATCGATGTTTCGCATGGGCATACCGTCGCTCCAAGCGAACCCTTCGACATCCATACAAACGTGGTTGCCACTGAGGTAGTAGAGATTGGTTTCCGGGCTGTAGGCGCGAGCCGGCCAGTCGGTACCTCCACGGGTGGAGGGACAGGCGATGACCCGCTCTCCCGGGTGAGGAATAACCTCTTCGTTATAGGTGGGGCGACCGGTCTCGGGGTCCACCGACTCGATCACGTTCTGGTAGACCACGAAAGTGTGGTCGATGTACTCACCGGTTTCACGGTTGAGGATGTTCAGGAAGCCGCCCTTGTTGGTGTGAAGGAGTGCAGGCACCGTTTCGCCATCGATCTCGAGATCAACTAGGATCGTCTCCATGACTGAGCCGAGGTCCCAGGAGTCGTTAGGCATCACTTGGTGGTACCAGACGATTTCACCCGTTTGGGGATCGAGCGCCAGAATGCTCCCCGTGTAGAGGTTGTCACCCGGCCTCGACTGAGGAGTATACGGGTCGGGGTTGCCAGTGCCGACGTAGACGAGGTTCAGTTCGGGATCGTAGCTCGGAGTCATCCAGGCCGAGGCGTGTCCGACTTCGGCGGTACCTTCGACCTCCCAGGTCTCATAGCCGGGCTCACCTGGCCCAGGGATCATGTATGTCTTCCACAGCACCTCGCCGGACTCGGGATCGGTACCCGTCACGAACGCGCGGTC
Coding sequences within:
- a CDS encoding VWA domain-containing protein, which gives rise to MTFNDPIWLSLLALVPLVLGMHLRRRRPVRVSSVLLWKRLSDLSARKGRRGRLQPSWPLLLQVLTLILIALAMSGPTLGSPPPSGHALIVIDTSASMLATLEDGTRFDRARSRLLAYLHRGLRAGSLERVTLLATAPPRFLVKAADSVALAIDEVERLEAQAQASDWTSVGKLVSRLAAEDDALSVTVIGDEVPAWGIEEFSFLPVRGDNVNLALDEVSVEHVEGNEWLVAGTVRQYPADATRSAPADTLDRSGSDHPTDLLLEFQPSGSDSAIRWREIPLEFDAAGTAHFHARLELPDGGYLRVSLPRDGLELDNVHHVVVHPEGVPFRILAVGDVDASLLRALEILPGAQVAIRSDLPVDSATYDLVVAGNGLERHPGTNTLWLPIAEGATTIPTPEVASINERHPASRDLDLATLRIDAAQAMEPLPGATTLLGGGDFPLIQVRHSATGTDLFMAFRPDDSNWPDLASFPVFIASLAKLIVPEAGEFVQEGCLAGGSCRLDPRVVAGEWQLSGPDGEARAFPNAGLPWVPSEALGTRSLATPGLYRTNGRVSPVNFAAPSESSAFGPLEGRWTGGKSEEMLSKGLFAAALLLLVAELLAAARLGHLAIPHRGGRLEGSTLLQLLIRAVVVCLLLMAVFQVPLALPLRPADRILLVESGEQLTGPAALARAKALTQAAEEGWLVVDGGPHPSDAVDDALALVPGADVSPDVLLVTSGNSESNDLVTDTGMLSRQAGARVSFLPLPVPQAGEVEVSSVTSWQAAQAGRPFELHFILHAFGPVHSTYRLLRDGQIVQEGAVDLASGDHRLVFERTEARGGSRVYELELETLGDDLTGNNAAGAVVSVSEGPRVGIFAADSLAGQRFRDAISLHGIEAEVLTTDQFPHYLDSDSLRGWRDYDVVVLMNVPALELSSEQQEQMTQWVRDHGGGLLVLSGPNTFGPGGYYSTKLEELLPLSTKVPQEKAAVAIAFVVDRSGSMRQLVDNVQRLEIAKAATMEAIGLLDQESLVTVVAFDADARTVVPLQNPTNRTAIDRALAELTPGGGTSIYPGLERAFTELMKADPGMSRHIVLMTDGLSQPGEFESLVAEIRSAGITVSTAAIGASADGTLVQDIARWGNGSSHVTDDFNALPSILAQEALLLSDDPVQRDAFLPSVGIGTEFTRNVSLPGLHGFVMTTERPEATVHYYASDEAPLLASWRYGLGRVAAFTSQGAGPWVEPWMKLESFPVLWVQLIRWLMPPDSPPNGLSVHQLGDKLRIEVFGQSESRIASVEGPGGRRVEVELERASMGRQAATISTWGRGTYRVTAVGSDQDSSYMAHSFYVSYPTAFDFSGRDFEEFLWLASITGGSMVEELPAAGKPKVLWLPVSAWPLWGVLAGLLLLTELAMRYLSQALPAGFRGRVVSAAEAPRVTS
- a CDS encoding DUF58 domain-containing protein yields the protein MEFEEYRSYQPGDDFSRVDTAAFLRTGQHQVKRYAVERSADIVVFLDMSASMATGTPLKLLLARQITASIGYVALAGGDRVRICVGGPGQEWSHRLQGVARFGELVNWLARRERVGGGVEAEQLERMFNGLPPGRGLIFLVSDCLIAGIQETLLRLRIAGRDVVVHQVLSPEELDPGLLGQGPIDLLDSETGDRVECDLGEENSARYRAELESWNKGIERSLLGAARYFQTRSDSPLEDVVLGTWRARGLIA
- a CDS encoding AAA family ATPase, with the protein product MKLDSIVESTPGQVQDLLSRLSMARGAVAGRIVGQEGVLDEVLVGILADGHVLLEGSPGLGKTLLVKSLAEVLGLQFSRIQFTPDLMPADITGTVVLSYDETGRPRTAFQPGPIFAELVLADEINRATPKTQSALLEAMQERTATVAGKTHLLPRPCLVLATQNPIEMDGTYDLPEAQIDRFLLKVVVPFPTRAILDEILAAQDDYDTPLQAVMGSSDLLQLQALTRSVVVASHVRQAAVDIVMKSQTGGRAELARFLRHGVSPRGAQSLLKAARALALINGRMHVGFDDLKRVLGPALRHRLILNFEGQAQGISVEELVESTFEEVVAKSRR
- a CDS encoding transporter substrate-binding domain-containing protein, whose translation is MIHDSSTIRFCLDTREPEWELHRDIGTAIADALLLDVEFFEFGYDYADAARQFQGVPENLLFIFLGDECEAFLGTRMSDISVHPDWVIVSRPYLVTGHVLASSSPEALEPANVLDNPDGPKVGMAVGSPMNASISFYFPDTNRRVYRQEEQLLDGLLRGEVQAGFFYEPRLNALTGGDPASVGLETRVFAQVPATNWQVGMSLNEDRVYIRTLIDQAIASLIANGTIAEILARHGLDDSLLTAPAAR
- a CDS encoding PQQ-binding-like beta-propeller repeat protein — encoded protein: MKKSIVAVILALFLGACFAQLEPWQSITEEFLTNPPASAWPSKRRTPNSWGYSPLDQINTENVSDLELAWSIDTGVAGQVEWTPVVANGRMFLQAGATRIMAMDAATGDLLWTYEYEMLPAEERAELGVGGSSTSRGLTLFQDMVIGHFGDSHIVAVDAETGQEVWKTFTDGGGYTSPGIIADGVLISGNSAKGYDRAFVTGTDPESGEVLWKTYMIPGPGEPGYETWEVEGTAEVGHASAWMTPSYDPELNLVYVGTGNPDPYTPQSRPGDNLYTGSILALDPQTGEIVWYHQVMPNDSWDLGSVMETILVDLEIDGETVPALLHTNKGGFLNILNRETGEYIDHTFVVYQNVIESVDPETGRPTYNEEVIPHPGERVIACPSTRGGTDWPARAYSPETNLYYLSGNHVCMDVEGFAWSDGMPMRNIDDIRVVAEGYEDRIGELFAFHADTLEPAWSVEFELPTTAIPLPTAGGLVFAGHTDRFFRAYDAETGEELWGARLTGPIEGHPISYAVDGTQYVAVPAGCCSLVGSAMLRDFAPEALGPAGTGSIFVFKLDND